A genomic region of Manihot esculenta cultivar AM560-2 chromosome 15, M.esculenta_v8, whole genome shotgun sequence contains the following coding sequences:
- the LOC110602494 gene encoding probable polygalacturonase, which produces MKMPVALLLLLALRYAIGINGEISSGQCDYKPSLNPRPHSVSILEFGAVGDGKTLNTIAFQNAIFYLKSFADKGGAQLYVPPGKWLTGSFNLTSHLTLFLEKGAVILGSQNPSHWDVLDPLPSYGRGIELPGKRYRSLINGYKLRDVVITGDNGTIDGQGSVWWDWFNSHSLNYSRPHLVEFIESERLVVSNLTFLNAPAYNIHPVYCSDVLVQNMSLSAPLQSPYTIGIVPDSSNNVCIEESIIEMGYDAIALKSGWDEYGISYDRATRNVHIRRVHLQSSAGSSIAFGSEMSGGISDVHVQKVHIYNSFSGIEFRTTKGRGGYIKGIYVSDVEMENVNIAFGAIDDHGLHPDSNFDPNALPILDQITLQNITGTNITIAGNFTGIQESPFTSICLFNVSLLASASSNSWICSSVIGSSESVFPEPCPELMSLYSNSSNCYTPLISYGESASL; this is translated from the exons ATGAAGATGCCA GTGGCATTGCTCTTGCTGCTGGCACTAAGATATGCTATTGGAATTAATGGAGAAATAAGCAGTGGACAGTGCGATTATAAGCCTAGTTTAAACCCAAGACCACACAGTGTATCCATTCTTGAGTTTGGTGCCGTTGGAGATGGGAAAACATTGAATACCATTGCCTTCCAGAATGCTATTTTCTATCTCAAGTCCTTCGCTGACAAGGGAGGTGCTCAGCTTTACGTGCCACCAGGAAAATGGCTTACTGGAAGTTTCAACCTTACCAGCCATCTCACACTCTTCCTGGAAAAAGGAGCTGTCATTCTTGGATCCCAG AATCCATCTCATTGGGACGTTCTAGATCCCTTGCCCTCATATGGTCGTGGGATTGAACTTCCTGGAAAAAGATATCGGAGTCTAATAAATGGATATAAGCTGCGTGATGTGGTGATTACAG GTGATAATGGAACCATTGATGGCCAAGGCTCAGTTTGGTGGGATTGGTTTAATTCCCATTCATTGAACTACAGCCGGCCTCATCTAGTGGAATTTATAGAATCTGAACGTTTGGTAGTTTCAAATCTTACCTTCTTGAATGCTCCTGCATATAACATTCATCCAGTATATTGCAG TGATGTGCTTGTTCAAAATATGTCACTTTCTGCTCCTCTGCAATCCCCTTACACCATCGGCATAGTCCCAG ATTCTTCCAATAATGTATGCATAGAGGAAAGTATTATTGAAATGGGTTACGATGCTATTGCCCTCAAGAGTGGCTGGGATGAATATGGTATTTCCTATGACAGAGCTACTAGAAATGTCCACATAAGAAGGGTCCACCTTCAATCATCTGCAGGCTCTTCCATTGCTTTTGGTAGTGAGATGTCTGGTGGTATTTCTGATGTGCATGTGCAGAAGGTCCACATATACAACTCATTTAGTGGGATTGAATTTAGAACAACCAAGGGCAGAGGTGGTTATATTAAAGGAATATATGTATCAGACGTTGAAATGGAAAATGTCAACATAGCATTTGGTGCCATTGATGATCATGGGTTACATCCGGACAGCAATTTTGATCCTAATGCTCTTCCAATTCTTGATCAAATCACCTTGCAGAATATAACTGGTACAAACATCACTATAGCAGGAAATTTCACTGGAATTCAAGAATCTCCCTTCACCTCCATTTGTCTCTTTAATGTCTCCTTACTGGCTTCAGCATCCTCAAATTCTTGGATATGTTCAAGTGTTATTGGCTCCTCAGAGTCTGTTTTCCCGGAACCATGCCCTGAGCTGATGAGCCTGTATTCGAATTCCTCAAATTGCTACACCCCCCTGATTTCGTACGGTGAATCTGCAAGCTTATGA